ACGAACTCTTAGCTAGCTCTGATTTGAAGGTTAGTGATGGTGAGAAAAAGGGGATCATGTTTGAAGGAGTAGGTCTGATAGCGGATCAAATCACATGCACTAGTTTGATCGGTGAATGTTGTAAAAATTACAGGATTGAGGAAGCATTATGTGAATATAAAGAAATGATTGCAAGTGGGATTGACCCTGATGTAGTCACATATAGTTGTGTTATATACGGGCTTCTTAAGACTGGAAGGTTGGTCGAGGCAAAATCACTTTTTAATGAGATGGTAAGGGCTGGTGTGGACCCGAACCATGTTACTTATACAGTTCTTGTTGATTCATTCTTTAAAAATGGTTATACGAAGGCTGCATTTAACTTGCAAAGTCAAATGGTGACTCGAGGAATTTCATTTGATGTGGTGGTGTTTACTGCACTAATTGATGGACTGTTCAAGTCTGGAAAGTTTAGAGAAGCGGAGGATATGTTTAATATTCTTTTGGAGTCTAATGTCTTTCCGAACATTGTCACCTATTCAGCGTTGATTGATGGCCGCTGTAAATTAGGTGATACGAAGGGCGCAGTGTCTGCACTGCAGGAAATGCGAGAGAGAAACATTCTTCCAAATGTCGTCACTTATTCCTCAGTAATTAACGGCTATGTGAAAATTGGAATTCTTGAAGCTGCCATTGATGTCTTGTATACCATGGTTAGTCGAAATGTTATACCAAATTCCTTCATCTATGGCACACTAATAGATGGCTGTCTCAAAGCAGGTAAAAAGGAAGTCGCTCAAGGTCTGTATGAGGACATGAAATTCAGAGGTGTGGATGAGAATATTTTTATGCTTGATGCTTTTATGAACAATTTGAAGGAGGAGGGAAGGATGGGTGAGGCAGAGGCGTTGTACAGAGATTGGGTATCAAGAGGATTAGAGCCAGACCGTGTTAATTATGCATCTCTCATGGACGTTCTTTTCAAAGCAGGAAAAGTGTCTCATGCTCTTGAATTGTTTGAAGAAGGCATAGCCAAAAACATTGTGTTTGACACTACTGCATATAATGTTTTGCTTAATGGATTGATTAAACTAGGCCAATATGATGTGCAATCTATATATACTGGAATGCAGCAGTTTGGTTTCTCTCCAGACCATGCTACGTTTAACACCTTAGTCAAGGCATATTGCAGAGAAGGGAAACTAGAAAACGCTGTCCAGCTTTTGAATGAAATGAAAAGTTATGGTTTAAGTCCTAATGAAATAACTTGTAATATTTTGGTTCAAGGCTTTTGTGATTCCAATAAAGTCAATGATTCGTTGGAATTATTGAACGAGCTGTCTATTTCTGGGTTTTGTCCCGATGCATTTACTCACAGACTTTTGGTCAATGCTGCTTCAAAGTCTAAAAGGGTCGATACTATCATGATGACTCACAATAGCCTCTTGAACATGGGACTTATCTTGAATCAGACAGTTTATAACACTTTAATAACCGTTCTGTGTGGTCTAAAGTTGACAAGAAAAGCAGCATCTGTATTGGAGGAGATGAGAAAATCCGGCTTTCCAGCAGATACAGTAACTTACAATGCTCTGATTAAAGGATATTGCAGAAACTTTCATTTAGAGAAGGCGATTCACATGTATTCTCAAATGAAATTTGAAGGAGTTTCTCCTAATATCTCAACATATAACATTCTCTTAGGTGGGTTTTCCATGACTGGATCGACGCATAAAGTACAAGAAATTCTTTCAGAAATGAAAGATTCGGGCTTTCTTCCAAATGCCACAACGTACGACATTTTGGTATCCGGCCATGGGAAGATTGGTGACAAGAAAGAATCCGTCAGGCTTTATTGTGAGATGATAACCAAAGGTTTTATTCCTCGAACCAGTACATATAACTTGCTCATCAACAACTTTTCGAAAGCGGGGAAGATGAAGCAAGCCATGGAGCTTATGAACGAGATGCAAATTCGAGGAGTGCTCCCAAATTCCTCGACGTATGACATACTTATAACTGGATGGTGCGAGCTATCATATCTAGAAAAGTCGATGAAGAAATCTTGTCAGGCGGAGGCTAGAAGGTTGTTTAAAGAGATGAGCGATAAATTTCTTACTCCAAATGAAAGTACTATATATCACCTTAGTACTGTTCTTGCAAGACCTGGGAGAGTGGCTGATGCTCAAAGAGTACTGAATAAACTGTATAAAACTAAGAGAAATTGACATATTATCCCATGCGAGTCTTCTTGATTTTTGGTTATTTACATATGCCATTGTCGGTGGGGCCACCTGTTcacctaattaaattattttttatacttttttaaaaaaatatctttctttttttttttccctttaaaaatataataaactgtctttttaaataaaaactaatatttaacACGTGCTAGGCACataatgatattattaaaaattggtgaaaaataaatagatatttaaattgaaaaaataatataattatataaaattaaaataaaaactattttttcgatgattttaaaaaactttcttaaatacaacgtatgttgatcaatttttttggctaataatcactatcatatatcaaaattttagattgtgttagCCTAAGGCAATGACATGATGCTTATCGTGtttagtgtattgatgtcgGCCACCAatttaatacatatttaattctttaattttcgagaaactatatattattattttttaatatgtgataaaaaaatactttttaaatcacattcaataaaattaatgagaaatatttttttaaaaactcagtaatttcgtctaaatccacattcacaaacaattttgtgacatgacacgtgttttacacatttgaatgataacaataattgtttcatcaatatctttattcaaatgagttgtgattttatttacaaaatctATTTATTATATACACAACCGCctattattttgaaagaaaaatgaaacatgtgatcataagtaaattatgtataaatcagaaaagctatttttattaacatttactatgtattccaaaacaatgtcaataaattttataagatATCTTCtaataaaatgattattttcttTATAATTGGTTTAATTATTTCcattacgggacattttataCTATCATGTATTCGTAAACTTTGTAATCGATaagaaaattatcacattagtaatacgtaataattaaaattttttacaaatagaagaatatttttttttacttctcGATCATGAGAGACATATTTCAAACGTAATGTCTCGTTGTTTCCATATGTCAACgaacaaatataaatttaaacgaACGTTACATCTTGGaaggattcaactcatatatggtgCTGAAAAGAGGAGTCATTTCATAATTCAATTTTGGAGTAGataaatttagtaagataaatagaataaaattagtttataatataatatgcaatattgcattatttataatttaaaattcaaataagacatcCAAAGggacaaaaattatacattggaCTCTTTTGACAGAATTATACCATACATTAAATCTTTCAAATTATGGAAATCTCGAACTGCATGCATTGGGTGTCAAACATTTCTGATTATTGAGGgtaatatacatgtttattgaCATTAATTTAATGTTCATTTGAAACTCTTTTGAAtctatttcaattaattttattgtgctatcttatttgaatttttaagagGAAAATTCAAGatgtacaatatacatatggttTTGGAAGAAAACTACAATGCACTAGTTATTTCAAATTAaggtaattttgaaataatatgtatttgtgataaaaattttatgattattaaatggtAAATTAATATTCATTGGAAAACTTTGTTGTAGTGATAACTTTTAACACtcaatcaattttatttttagaaaaattaaataaactaattaaatattgtatttcttttttAGTAAGTAATTTGTGAAGGAAATTACTTGAATGATTTACCTCATGAGTGATACgaacattgcaatcatttgtattttaaatttatttatacaatttttaattaaactgattgatataatcaatgcaaaaattttaatcatataatacataaatttcatttgaattaatataaaaattaattaaatttaaaattgaattaaatgaattgatataatcaatgcaaataatAATTGAAGTGGTCATTTATTGCAATACACGTATGTCAATATTCATgataaatcttttattttttagaaatgaTATTTTGAcgataatttaatatttttgacaaaaattatatttttatatgtatatagatTTCGAGTCCCCACTTCCCCACAAATGAGCATACCATTGATGATGATGGGAGGCCACTGACTTGTTCTCTCTTATACCATTACTGCGCTATTTGGGAAAAAACGGCGCGTGTTTGAGTTGATTTTTCTATTGGAATCTTCGAATAATTCACATCATTTGTCATGTCAAACaaaaaaacttattttaaattacATATAAACATCAATGAAATATGGACTCTCTTGAAGCAAATAGAtcgggaaaatatttttttatactaatttgttagaaaatatttttttatactaatttgtttaattttgagTTTTTGTATGTTAAGTATTTATAGTTTAATTTTGTTATATTAGATTTTAATTGTTAGTCATTTGATCTAATTGTTGACGTTTCACGTCAGATGAGTCAATATTTCTCGATGACATATCAGTATTTTTTGATATCATATCATCGAAATAAGACTATAAGAACAAATTTAAATATACCAAAACCAAACTTTCAAACTttgtaaaacaaaaatataaaaaattaatgaagtaaaaatattattttatagtaGATGGATCGATCAGCAGCATGGATCTCTTGGGAAGATAGATTGCATGTATATAATTGAAagcttattattatatatatatatatctatattatacTTTAAGGTATCCATGACCTCATTCAAAATTTCTTTT
The Primulina tabacum isolate GXHZ01 chromosome 9, ASM2559414v2, whole genome shotgun sequence DNA segment above includes these coding regions:
- the LOC142556291 gene encoding uncharacterized protein LOC142556291 isoform X1, producing MRCSLFSSSSQFSSLRTAITNPNQFYTSLYCTLIHLFLRCSRLSDAILAFSDMRDRKFTPEIGSWNRLLHHFNSTGLIRQVMLIYQELLSSGVGPNVVSKNILIHSLCKAGELDRALHLLRNNEGSDDFVTDRVSYNTVIWGFCKHGFVEMGLGLVSEMIKTGVDCDNFTCNTLTKGFCEKGMLENARLILNMCNDVNRNIKVCRDIVSFNTLIKAYCEAGVVSPRFQLMDSMIKAGVLPDIVTYNTLIHEFCKRGDFDHAKSMMNELLASSDLKVSDGEKKGIMFEGVGLIADQITCTSLIGECCKNYRIEEALCEYKEMIASGIDPDVVTYSCVIYGLLKTGRLVEAKSLFNEMVRAGVDPNHVTYTVLVDSFFKNGYTKAAFNLQSQMVTRGISFDVVVFTALIDGLFKSGKFREAEDMFNILLESNVFPNIVTYSALIDGRCKLGDTKGAVSALQEMRERNILPNVVTYSSVINGYVKIGILEAAIDVLYTMVSRNVIPNSFIYGTLIDGCLKAGKKEVAQGLYEDMKFRGVDENIFMLDAFMNNLKEEGRMGEAEALYRDWVSRGLEPDRVNYASLMDVLFKAGKVSHALELFEEGIAKNIVFDTTAYNVLLNGLIKLGQYDVQSIYTGMQQFGFSPDHATFNTLVKAYCREGKLENAVQLLNEMKSYGLSPNEITCNILVQGFCDSNKVNDSLELLNELSISGFCPDAFTHRLLVNAASKSKRVDTIMMTHNSLLNMGLILNQTVYNTLITVLCGLKLTRKAASVLEEMRKSGFPADTVTYNALIKGYCRNFHLEKAIHMYSQMKFEGVSPNISTYNILLGGFSMTGSTHKVQEILSEMKDSGFLPNATTYDILVSGHGKIGDKKESVRLYCEMITKGFIPRTSTYNLLINNFSKAGKMKQAMELMNEMQIRGVLPNSSTYDILITGWCELSYLEKSMKKSCQAEARRLFKEMSDKFLTPNESTIYHLSTVLARPGRVADAQRVLNKLYKTKRN
- the LOC142556291 gene encoding uncharacterized protein LOC142556291 isoform X2, translated to MGLGLVSEMIKTGVDCDNFTCNTLTKGFCEKGMLENARLILNMCNDVNRNIKVCRDIVSFNTLIKAYCEAGVVSPRFQLMDSMIKAGVLPDIVTYNTLIHEFCKRGDFDHAKSMMNELLASSDLKVSDGEKKGIMFEGVGLIADQITCTSLIGECCKNYRIEEALCEYKEMIASGIDPDVVTYSCVIYGLLKTGRLVEAKSLFNEMVRAGVDPNHVTYTVLVDSFFKNGYTKAAFNLQSQMVTRGISFDVVVFTALIDGLFKSGKFREAEDMFNILLESNVFPNIVTYSALIDGRCKLGDTKGAVSALQEMRERNILPNVVTYSSVINGYVKIGILEAAIDVLYTMVSRNVIPNSFIYGTLIDGCLKAGKKEVAQGLYEDMKFRGVDENIFMLDAFMNNLKEEGRMGEAEALYRDWVSRGLEPDRVNYASLMDVLFKAGKVSHALELFEEGIAKNIVFDTTAYNVLLNGLIKLGQYDVQSIYTGMQQFGFSPDHATFNTLVKAYCREGKLENAVQLLNEMKSYGLSPNEITCNILVQGFCDSNKVNDSLELLNELSISGFCPDAFTHRLLVNAASKSKRVDTIMMTHNSLLNMGLILNQTVYNTLITVLCGLKLTRKAASVLEEMRKSGFPADTVTYNALIKGYCRNFHLEKAIHMYSQMKFEGVSPNISTYNILLGGFSMTGSTHKVQEILSEMKDSGFLPNATTYDILVSGHGKIGDKKESVRLYCEMITKGFIPRTSTYNLLINNFSKAGKMKQAMELMNEMQIRGVLPNSSTYDILITGWCELSYLEKSMKKSCQAEARRLFKEMSDKFLTPNESTIYHLSTVLARPGRVADAQRVLNKLYKTKRN